A genome region from Tursiops truncatus isolate mTurTru1 chromosome 15, mTurTru1.mat.Y, whole genome shotgun sequence includes the following:
- the OTOR gene encoding otoraplin isoform X2, translating to MARLLLLFLPGLVAISAVHGIFMDRLASRKLCADDECVYTISLARAQEDYSAPDCRFINVKKGQWIYVYSKLVKEKEAGEFWAGSVYGDQPEDEMGTVGYFPSNLVQEQHVYQEATKEVPTTDIDFFCE from the exons ATGGCAAGACTATTGTTACTTTTCCTCCCAGGTCTTGTGGCCATAAGTGCCGTGCATGGAATATTTATGGACAGACTTGCTTCCAGGAAGCTGTGTGCAGATGACGAGTGTGTCT atacTATTTCTCTGGCCCGAGCTCAAGAAGATTACAGTGCCCCAGACTGTAGATTCATTAACGTTAAAAAAGGGCAGTGGATCTATGTTTACTCAAAGctggtaaaagaaaaagaagctggaGAATTTTGGGCTGGCAGT GTTTATGGCGATCAACCTGAGGACGAGATGGGAACTGTGGGTTATTTCCCCAGCAACTTGGTCCAGGAGCAACACGTGTACCAAGAAGCCACCAAGGAAGTTCCCACCACG gatATTGACTTCTTCTGCGAGTAA
- the OTOR gene encoding otoraplin isoform X1, with protein sequence MARLLLLFLPGLVAISAVHGIFMDRLASRKLCADDECVYTISLARAQEDYSAPDCRFINVKKGQWIYVYSKLVKEKEAGEFWAGSVYGDQPEDEMGTVGYFPSNLVQEQHVYQEATKEVPTTMQVILERAPCHKERNQHNIS encoded by the exons ATGGCAAGACTATTGTTACTTTTCCTCCCAGGTCTTGTGGCCATAAGTGCCGTGCATGGAATATTTATGGACAGACTTGCTTCCAGGAAGCTGTGTGCAGATGACGAGTGTGTCT atacTATTTCTCTGGCCCGAGCTCAAGAAGATTACAGTGCCCCAGACTGTAGATTCATTAACGTTAAAAAAGGGCAGTGGATCTATGTTTACTCAAAGctggtaaaagaaaaagaagctggaGAATTTTGGGCTGGCAGT GTTTATGGCGATCAACCTGAGGACGAGATGGGAACTGTGGGTTATTTCCCCAGCAACTTGGTCCAGGAGCAACACGTGTACCAAGAAGCCACCAAGGAAGTTCCCACCACG ATGCAAGTTATCCTGGAAAGGGCtccatgtcacaaagaaagaaaccaacaTAATATTAGCTGA